The Rhodoferax sediminis genome has a segment encoding these proteins:
- a CDS encoding FAD binding domain-containing protein, giving the protein MNTFAWIPVRTIGEAAALASDTVADAMCVAPTDPGNAASGVVKAGGIDLLDLMKEQMLSPATLVSLTAIPGLARIEEQADGGLRVGAMTTLADLAAHALVRRRWPALADAAGGSASPQIRHVATLGGNLLQRPRCWYFRAAEFHCLRKGGGHCFALDGENAYHAIFDNRSCAIVHPSTAATVLVALGAVVELANAGAAVRRILLEDFLVPPGRDLQRENDLQPHEILTAVVLPARPPGVRMAHQKISQKASFDWPLADVAVVLDVGADGTCRWASIVLGAAAPVPHRAKAAEAALAGQRITDAAAKDAAHAALEGATPLTQNTYKLALFETLVRRTILQAVDLEKK; this is encoded by the coding sequence ATGAACACCTTTGCCTGGATACCTGTGCGCACGATCGGTGAGGCTGCCGCCCTGGCATCAGACACGGTGGCCGACGCGATGTGCGTGGCGCCCACCGATCCCGGCAACGCCGCAAGCGGCGTGGTCAAGGCCGGCGGCATCGACCTGCTCGATCTCATGAAGGAGCAAATGCTGTCTCCGGCGACGCTGGTCAGCCTGACGGCGATTCCCGGGCTGGCGCGCATCGAGGAACAAGCCGATGGCGGCCTGCGCGTGGGCGCGATGACCACGCTGGCCGACCTGGCTGCACACGCCCTTGTGCGGCGCCGCTGGCCTGCGCTGGCCGACGCCGCCGGCGGGTCGGCCAGCCCGCAGATTAGGCATGTCGCGACTCTGGGCGGCAACCTGCTGCAGCGGCCCCGTTGCTGGTACTTCCGTGCCGCCGAGTTTCACTGCCTGCGCAAGGGCGGCGGCCACTGCTTCGCCCTCGACGGCGAGAACGCCTACCACGCGATCTTCGACAACCGCAGCTGCGCGATCGTCCATCCGTCGACGGCCGCCACGGTGCTGGTGGCGCTGGGTGCGGTGGTCGAACTCGCCAATGCCGGGGCGGCCGTGCGCCGGATCCTTCTGGAAGACTTCCTTGTCCCGCCCGGCCGCGACCTTCAGCGCGAGAACGACCTCCAGCCCCACGAGATACTGACGGCCGTCGTGCTGCCGGCGCGGCCCCCCGGCGTGCGCATGGCGCACCAGAAAATCAGCCAGAAGGCGTCGTTCGACTGGCCGCTGGCAGACGTCGCTGTCGTGCTCGACGTCGGCGCCGATGGCACTTGCCGCTGGGCCTCGATTGTGCTGGGTGCCGCGGCGCCCGTACCGCACCGCGCCAAGGCGGCCGAAGCCGCGCTTGCGGGCCAGCGCATCACCGACGCGGCGGCAAAAGACGCAGCCCACGCGGCCCTGGAAGGGGCCACGCCGTTGACGCAGAACACCTACAAGTTGGCCCTGTTCGAGACGCTCGTGCGCCGCACGATCCTGCAGGCCGTGGACCTGGAGAAAAAATGA